From Parus major isolate Abel chromosome 1A, Parus_major1.1, whole genome shotgun sequence, the proteins below share one genomic window:
- the RANGAP1 gene encoding ran GTPase-activating protein 1 isoform X3 — protein MASEDITKLAESLAKTKVGGGQLSFKGQSLKLNTAEDAEKVIKQIEEFDGLEALRLEGNTVGVEAAKVIAKALEKKSELKRCHWSDMFTGRLRSEIPPALISLGDALIAAGAQLVELDLSDNAFGPDGVRGFEALLKSPACYTLQELKLNNCGMGIGGGKILAAALKECHRKSSAQGKPLALKIFVAGRNRLENDGATALAEAFGIIGTLEEVHMPQNGINHPGITALAQAFAINPLLKVINLNDNTFTEKGAVAMAETLKALRQIEVINFGDCLVRSKGAVAIADAVKEGLHKLKELNLSFCEIKRDAALTVAEAIEDKTELEKLDLNGNCLGEEVCEQLHEILEGFNMASVLGSLSDDEGEEDEEEEEEDEEEEEEEEEEQQQLKEREEEQESLTPKKIIDSQASTPVLSPPVDVATFLAFPSPEKLLRLGPKCSVLIAQQTDTSDVEKVVATLLRISSVFKDEAPVKTAVHETTDALMRKAFSSATFNSDAFVTNLLVHMGLLKSEEKIKTVPSLYGILMTLNHMVQQDYFPKSLVPVLSAFVTKPNRALDSCSFARHMLLQTLHQL, from the exons atggcATCAGAAGATATCACTAAGCTTGCAGAGTCACTTGCCAAAACCAAAGTGGGTGGTGGACAATTGAGCTTCAAAGGGCAGAGCCTTAAACTCAACACAGCTGAAGATG CTGAAAAAGTCATCAAGCAAATTGAGGAATTTGATGGCCTGGAAGCCTTGCGCCTGGAAGGCAACACAGTGGGTGTGGAGGCAGCAAAGGTTATTGCCAAAGCCTTGGAGAAGAAAAGTGAGCTCAAG AGGTGTCATTGGAGTGACATGTTCACAGGCAGGCTAAGGTCTGAGATCCCTCCTGCTTTG ATCTCTTTAGGGGATGCACTCAtagctgctggagcccagctggTGGAGTTGGACCTGAGTGACAATGCCTTTGGGCCAGACGGTGTGCGTGGCTTTGAGGCTCTGCTGAAGAGCCCTGCATGCTACACTCTGCAGGAACTCAAGCTCAATAACTGTGGCATGGGCATTGGTGGTGGCAAG ATAttggcagctgctctgaaagAGTGTCACAGGAAGTCAAGTGCCCAGGGCAAAcctcttgctttaaaaatatttgtggctGGCAGAAATCGTCTGGAGAATGATGGTGCCACTGCTCTGGCTGAAGCCTTTGGG ATCATTGGAACTTTAGAAGAGGTCCATATGCCACAGAATGGAATTAACCATCCTGGCATaacagcactggcacaggccTTTGCTATCAATCCACTGCTTAAGGTTATAAACTTGAATGACAACACCTTCACAGAGAAAGGAGCTGTGGCCATGGCAGAG ACTCTGAAGGCACTTCGGCAGATTGAAGTAATCAACTTTGGGGACTGCCTGGTGCGTTCCAAGGGTGCTGTTGCTATTGCTGATGCTGTTAAAGAAGGGCTTCACAAATTAAAG gAACTGAATTTGTCTTTCTGTGAGATCAAACGAGATGCTGCTCTGACTGTTGCTGAAGCTATTGAAGATAAGACAGAGTTGGAGAAGTTGGATCTCAATG GTAACTGTCTGGGAGAGGAGGTGTGTGAGCAACTCCATGAGATCCTTGAAGGCTTCAATATGGCATCAGTGCTGGGATCTTTGAG TGATGATGAaggggaggaggatgaggaggaggaagaggaagatgaggaggaggaggaggaagaggaggaggaacaaCAACAGctgaaggagagagaggaagaacagGAGTCACTGACTCCTAAGAAGATAATTGATTCACAG GCTTCAACTCCAGTGCTCTCTCCTCCTGTGGATGTTGCCACATTCCTTGCTTTCCCATCACCAGAGAAGCTGCTGCGACTAGGACCAAAGTGCTCTGTGCTGATAGCTCAGCAG acaGATACATCTGATGTAGAGAAAGTAGTTGCAACCCTCCTAAGGATATCCTCAGTCTTCAAAGATGAAGCCCCTGTGAAAACAGCAGTGCATGAGACAACAG ATGCCTTGATGAGGAAAGCCTTCAGTTCTGCCACATTTAATTCAGATGCATTCGTCACAAACCTTTTGGTCCACATGGGACTACTTAAG AGTGAAGAGAAGATCAAAACTGTTCCAAGCCTCTATGGTATTCTTATGACCTTGAACCATATGGTCCAGCAGGATTATTTCCCTAAATCCCTGgtcccagttctctcagcttTTGTTACAAA
- the RANGAP1 gene encoding ran GTPase-activating protein 1 isoform X1, translating to MASEDITKLAESLAKTKVGGGQLSFKGQSLKLNTAEDAEKVIKQIEEFDGLEALRLEGNTVGVEAAKVIAKALEKKSELKRCHWSDMFTGRLRSEIPPALISLGDALIAAGAQLVELDLSDNAFGPDGVRGFEALLKSPACYTLQELKLNNCGMGIGGGKILAAALKECHRKSSAQGKPLALKIFVAGRNRLENDGATALAEAFGIIGTLEEVHMPQNGINHPGITALAQAFAINPLLKVINLNDNTFTEKGAVAMAETLKALRQIEVINFGDCLVRSKGAVAIADAVKEGLHKLKELNLSFCEIKRDAALTVAEAIEDKTELEKLDLNGNCLGEEVCEQLHEILEGFNMASVLGSLSDDEGEEDEEEEEEDEEEEEEEEEEQQQLKEREEEQESLTPKKIIDSQASTPVLSPPVDVATFLAFPSPEKLLRLGPKCSVLIAQQTDTSDVEKVVATLLRISSVFKDEAPVKTAVHETTDALMRKAFSSATFNSDAFVTNLLVHMGLLKSEEKIKTVPSLYGILMTLNHMVQQDYFPKSLVPVLSAFVTKFKQEVPELAM from the exons atggcATCAGAAGATATCACTAAGCTTGCAGAGTCACTTGCCAAAACCAAAGTGGGTGGTGGACAATTGAGCTTCAAAGGGCAGAGCCTTAAACTCAACACAGCTGAAGATG CTGAAAAAGTCATCAAGCAAATTGAGGAATTTGATGGCCTGGAAGCCTTGCGCCTGGAAGGCAACACAGTGGGTGTGGAGGCAGCAAAGGTTATTGCCAAAGCCTTGGAGAAGAAAAGTGAGCTCAAG AGGTGTCATTGGAGTGACATGTTCACAGGCAGGCTAAGGTCTGAGATCCCTCCTGCTTTG ATCTCTTTAGGGGATGCACTCAtagctgctggagcccagctggTGGAGTTGGACCTGAGTGACAATGCCTTTGGGCCAGACGGTGTGCGTGGCTTTGAGGCTCTGCTGAAGAGCCCTGCATGCTACACTCTGCAGGAACTCAAGCTCAATAACTGTGGCATGGGCATTGGTGGTGGCAAG ATAttggcagctgctctgaaagAGTGTCACAGGAAGTCAAGTGCCCAGGGCAAAcctcttgctttaaaaatatttgtggctGGCAGAAATCGTCTGGAGAATGATGGTGCCACTGCTCTGGCTGAAGCCTTTGGG ATCATTGGAACTTTAGAAGAGGTCCATATGCCACAGAATGGAATTAACCATCCTGGCATaacagcactggcacaggccTTTGCTATCAATCCACTGCTTAAGGTTATAAACTTGAATGACAACACCTTCACAGAGAAAGGAGCTGTGGCCATGGCAGAG ACTCTGAAGGCACTTCGGCAGATTGAAGTAATCAACTTTGGGGACTGCCTGGTGCGTTCCAAGGGTGCTGTTGCTATTGCTGATGCTGTTAAAGAAGGGCTTCACAAATTAAAG gAACTGAATTTGTCTTTCTGTGAGATCAAACGAGATGCTGCTCTGACTGTTGCTGAAGCTATTGAAGATAAGACAGAGTTGGAGAAGTTGGATCTCAATG GTAACTGTCTGGGAGAGGAGGTGTGTGAGCAACTCCATGAGATCCTTGAAGGCTTCAATATGGCATCAGTGCTGGGATCTTTGAG TGATGATGAaggggaggaggatgaggaggaggaagaggaagatgaggaggaggaggaggaagaggaggaggaacaaCAACAGctgaaggagagagaggaagaacagGAGTCACTGACTCCTAAGAAGATAATTGATTCACAG GCTTCAACTCCAGTGCTCTCTCCTCCTGTGGATGTTGCCACATTCCTTGCTTTCCCATCACCAGAGAAGCTGCTGCGACTAGGACCAAAGTGCTCTGTGCTGATAGCTCAGCAG acaGATACATCTGATGTAGAGAAAGTAGTTGCAACCCTCCTAAGGATATCCTCAGTCTTCAAAGATGAAGCCCCTGTGAAAACAGCAGTGCATGAGACAACAG ATGCCTTGATGAGGAAAGCCTTCAGTTCTGCCACATTTAATTCAGATGCATTCGTCACAAACCTTTTGGTCCACATGGGACTACTTAAG AGTGAAGAGAAGATCAAAACTGTTCCAAGCCTCTATGGTATTCTTATGACCTTGAACCATATGGTCCAGCAGGATTATTTCCCTAAATCCCTGgtcccagttctctcagcttTTGTTACAAA GTTTAAGCAAGAAGTACCAGAACTTGCCATGTGA
- the RANGAP1 gene encoding ran GTPase-activating protein 1 isoform X2 — protein sequence MGRSGRALGPVTRGWGGACGRRSAAPVGEERSLGLPLERATRGGSPRLAGRGPRAVAPCYRGLRSRASSSFLCGRVNSEETSVLDWQRLGVSVSLASVWSGRSGLLTFGKSRKMASEDITKLAESLAKTKVGGGQLSFKGQSLKLNTAEDAEKVIKQIEEFDGLEALRLEGNTVGVEAAKVIAKALEKKSELKRCHWSDMFTGRLRSEIPPALISLGDALIAAGAQLVELDLSDNAFGPDGVRGFEALLKSPACYTLQELKLNNCGMGIGGGKILAAALKECHRKSSAQGKPLALKIFVAGRNRLENDGATALAEAFGIIGTLEEVHMPQNGINHPGITALAQAFAINPLLKVINLNDNTFTEKGAVAMAETLKALRQIEVINFGDCLVRSKGAVAIADAVKEGLHKLKELNLSFCEIKRDAALTVAEAIEDKTELEKLDLNGNCLGEEVCEQLHEILEGFNMASVLGSLSDDEGEEDEEEEEEDEEEEEEEEEEQQQLKEREEEQESLTPKKIIDSQASTPVLSPPVDVATFLAFPSPEKLLRLGPKCSVLIAQQTDTSDVEKVVATLLRISSVFKDEAPVKTAVHETTGNRFPTWSKTQKPMFK from the exons ATGGGGCGTTCCGGCCGTGCTTTGGGCCCCGTTACacggggctggggaggagcgTGCGGCCGGCGCTCGGCGGCTCCCGTGGGCGAAGAGAGGAGCCTTGGGCTGCCCCTGGAGCGAGCGACGCGGGGAGGCTCTCCGCGGCTGGCAGGGCGGGGACCTCGGGCTGTCGCCCCGTGCTACCGGGGCCTCCGTTCCCGGGCGAGCAGCAG cttTCTCTGTGGAAGAGTTAACAGTGAAGAGACCTCGG tgTTGGATTGGCAGAGGCTGGGAGTGTCTGTGAGTTTGGCATCTGTATGGTCTGGTAGGAGTGGA CTCTTAACctttggaaaaagcaggaaaatggcATCAGAAGATATCACTAAGCTTGCAGAGTCACTTGCCAAAACCAAAGTGGGTGGTGGACAATTGAGCTTCAAAGGGCAGAGCCTTAAACTCAACACAGCTGAAGATG CTGAAAAAGTCATCAAGCAAATTGAGGAATTTGATGGCCTGGAAGCCTTGCGCCTGGAAGGCAACACAGTGGGTGTGGAGGCAGCAAAGGTTATTGCCAAAGCCTTGGAGAAGAAAAGTGAGCTCAAG AGGTGTCATTGGAGTGACATGTTCACAGGCAGGCTAAGGTCTGAGATCCCTCCTGCTTTG ATCTCTTTAGGGGATGCACTCAtagctgctggagcccagctggTGGAGTTGGACCTGAGTGACAATGCCTTTGGGCCAGACGGTGTGCGTGGCTTTGAGGCTCTGCTGAAGAGCCCTGCATGCTACACTCTGCAGGAACTCAAGCTCAATAACTGTGGCATGGGCATTGGTGGTGGCAAG ATAttggcagctgctctgaaagAGTGTCACAGGAAGTCAAGTGCCCAGGGCAAAcctcttgctttaaaaatatttgtggctGGCAGAAATCGTCTGGAGAATGATGGTGCCACTGCTCTGGCTGAAGCCTTTGGG ATCATTGGAACTTTAGAAGAGGTCCATATGCCACAGAATGGAATTAACCATCCTGGCATaacagcactggcacaggccTTTGCTATCAATCCACTGCTTAAGGTTATAAACTTGAATGACAACACCTTCACAGAGAAAGGAGCTGTGGCCATGGCAGAG ACTCTGAAGGCACTTCGGCAGATTGAAGTAATCAACTTTGGGGACTGCCTGGTGCGTTCCAAGGGTGCTGTTGCTATTGCTGATGCTGTTAAAGAAGGGCTTCACAAATTAAAG gAACTGAATTTGTCTTTCTGTGAGATCAAACGAGATGCTGCTCTGACTGTTGCTGAAGCTATTGAAGATAAGACAGAGTTGGAGAAGTTGGATCTCAATG GTAACTGTCTGGGAGAGGAGGTGTGTGAGCAACTCCATGAGATCCTTGAAGGCTTCAATATGGCATCAGTGCTGGGATCTTTGAG TGATGATGAaggggaggaggatgaggaggaggaagaggaagatgaggaggaggaggaggaagaggaggaggaacaaCAACAGctgaaggagagagaggaagaacagGAGTCACTGACTCCTAAGAAGATAATTGATTCACAG GCTTCAACTCCAGTGCTCTCTCCTCCTGTGGATGTTGCCACATTCCTTGCTTTCCCATCACCAGAGAAGCTGCTGCGACTAGGACCAAAGTGCTCTGTGCTGATAGCTCAGCAG acaGATACATCTGATGTAGAGAAAGTAGTTGCAACCCTCCTAAGGATATCCTCAGTCTTCAAAGATGAAGCCCCTGTGAAAACAGCAGTGCATGAGACAACAG gaaacagaTTTCCAACCTGGAGCAAGACACAGAAACCAATGTTCAAATAA